A single genomic interval of Drosophila virilis strain 15010-1051.87 chromosome 2, Dvir_AGI_RSII-ME, whole genome shotgun sequence harbors:
- the Crz gene encoding pro-corazonin, translated as MLRLLLLPLFLFTLSMACMGQTFQYSRGWTNGKRAPPAALVTNGHNLGLLDIYDIQDRPTDIKLERCLLQLQHFVGNALLHRSFANGLAYSASRPDPETDVRSINIHSRPGSGNNNIENSLYPNVNHRQSNELFEALNAPGPDAVEPNDYGKH; from the exons ATGCTGCGTCTCTTGCTGCTGCCCCTGTTCCTGTTCACCCTGTCCATGGCTTGCATGGGGCAGACATTTCAGTATTCTCGCGGCTGGACCAATGGAAAACGGGCACCGCCCGCAGCTCTGGTGACCAATGGCCACAATCTGGGCCTATTGGACATTTACGATATTCAGGATAGGCCCACCGATATTAAACTGGAACG CTGCCTGTTGCAACTGCAGCACTTTGTGGGCAACGCCCTGCTGCATCGGTCCTTTGCCAACGGATTAGCCTACAGTGCGAGCAGGCCCGACCCGGAAACGGACGTGCGCAGCATTAATATTCATTCGAGACCCGGCTCCGGTAACAACAATATTGAAAACAGTTTGTACCCGAACGTCAATCATCGTCAATCAAACGAGCTGTTCGAGGCCTTAAATGCGCCGGGCCCCGATGCGGTGGAGCCCAACGATTATGGCAAGCATTAA